A genomic region of Deinococcus betulae contains the following coding sequences:
- a CDS encoding YqgE/AlgH family protein, translated as MSSPVMFLVASPHLRGGVFEGTVILLLEHDQKGAMGLIVNQPMSQSVSELLTETPGQDDPAWLGGPVDPTLGWCLYPEAVGIDGEMRLLPGLNVSSSLEVLQAVMAAGQRYMLVLGYAGWSPGQLAQEAREGAWVWVEQDSPDLLWDVPASGRWPAALARLGVTPETIMPGGAQA; from the coding sequence ATGAGCAGCCCCGTTATGTTTCTTGTGGCCAGCCCCCACCTGCGCGGTGGGGTGTTCGAGGGCACCGTTATCCTGCTGCTAGAGCACGACCAGAAGGGCGCAATGGGCCTGATTGTCAATCAGCCCATGTCTCAGAGTGTGTCTGAGCTGCTGACAGAGACGCCGGGCCAGGATGATCCCGCCTGGCTGGGCGGCCCGGTGGACCCGACACTGGGTTGGTGTTTATACCCGGAAGCCGTGGGCATAGACGGCGAGATGCGGCTGTTGCCGGGCCTCAACGTGTCGAGCAGCCTGGAGGTCTTGCAGGCGGTAATGGCGGCGGGGCAGCGCTACATGCTGGTGCTGGGCTACGCCGGCTGGTCACCTGGCCAGCTTGCCCAGGAGGCGCGCGAAGGCGCCTGGGTCTGGGTGGAACAGGACTCGCCGGACCTGCTGTGGGACGTGCCAGCGAGTGGCCGCTGGCCGGCCGCGCTGGCCCGGCTGGGGGTCACGCCCGAGACCATCATGCCGGGCGGGGCGCAGGCCTGA
- a CDS encoding EamA family transporter — MTGAPAPLNARALLLALLITGIWGVNFIVIKWSVADAPPLLVAALRFLVAALPAVFFVPRPRLPARLLWGYGLAVGVVQFGLLYLAIQLGMSAGLGSLLMQMQAFFTALLAARLLGERVQPWQVLGITLAFSGMGVIGALSGGDLTALSLLLTLLAALGWAVSNLLVRASGGANMFSLVVWSALIPPVPLALLAGLTNGWDAVARTLTHSSAGFWAAVLFMGLGNTVLGFGVWAALIQQHGAARVAPLSLLVPVFGLLASALAYHEAFPPGKVLGAALVFAGLVLHVFGGQWWRRA, encoded by the coding sequence ATGACGGGTGCCCCTGCTCCACTAAACGCCCGCGCCCTGCTCCTGGCGCTGCTTATCACAGGCATCTGGGGCGTGAACTTCATCGTGATCAAGTGGAGCGTCGCCGATGCCCCGCCTCTATTGGTGGCGGCCCTGCGGTTTCTGGTGGCGGCGCTGCCTGCGGTGTTCTTTGTGCCGAGGCCGCGCCTGCCCGCCCGCCTGCTGTGGGGCTACGGGCTGGCCGTGGGTGTGGTGCAGTTCGGCCTGCTGTACCTGGCCATTCAGCTGGGCATGAGCGCTGGACTTGGTTCTCTGCTGATGCAGATGCAGGCCTTCTTCACTGCGCTTCTGGCCGCGCGCTTGCTGGGCGAACGCGTGCAGCCGTGGCAGGTGCTGGGCATCACCCTGGCGTTCAGCGGTATGGGCGTTATCGGGGCGCTGTCCGGCGGGGACCTCACAGCGCTCAGCCTGCTGCTCACCCTGCTGGCCGCGCTCGGGTGGGCGGTGAGCAACCTGCTGGTCCGGGCCTCGGGCGGCGCGAACATGTTCTCGCTTGTGGTCTGGAGCGCCCTGATTCCGCCGGTACCGCTGGCCCTGCTGGCCGGGCTCACGAACGGCTGGGACGCCGTGGCACGCACCCTCACCCACAGCAGCGCCGGGTTCTGGGCCGCTGTGCTGTTTATGGGCCTGGGCAACACCGTCCTGGGCTTTGGGGTGTGGGCCGCGCTCATCCAGCAGCACGGCGCGGCCCGCGTGGCTCCCCTGTCACTCCTGGTGCCAGTGTTTGGTCTTCTCGCCAGCGCCCTGGCGTACCACGAGGCCTTTCCGCCCGGCAAAGTCCTGGGGGCCGCGCTGGTCTTTGCGGGCCTGGTCCTGCATGTGTTTGGCGGACAATGGTGGCGGCGCGCATAG
- a CDS encoding YciE/YciF ferroxidase family protein: protein MTTLKTLKDLYVEQLRDLYSAETQLLAALPKMAAAATDIQLQTGFERHLDQTRVQAQRLEGLFKELNLDPGGHTCKAMQGLIAEGDEMIKQDAIPAVKDAGLIACAQRVEHYEIAGYGTVVRYAEVLQLPHHAEVLRTSEQEEKDADLTLTAAATPINQAALA from the coding sequence ATGACAACGCTAAAGACGCTGAAAGACCTGTACGTTGAGCAGCTCCGCGACCTGTACTCTGCCGAGACCCAGCTCCTGGCGGCGCTGCCCAAGATGGCGGCGGCAGCCACGGACATTCAGCTTCAAACAGGCTTTGAACGGCACCTGGACCAGACGCGCGTGCAGGCTCAGCGGCTGGAGGGGCTCTTCAAGGAGCTGAACCTTGATCCTGGGGGCCACACCTGCAAGGCCATGCAGGGTTTGATTGCTGAAGGCGATGAGATGATCAAACAAGACGCGATCCCTGCCGTCAAGGATGCCGGTCTGATTGCTTGTGCGCAGCGGGTTGAACATTATGAAATCGCCGGCTACGGCACGGTGGTGCGGTATGCGGAAGTCCTGCAGCTTCCCCATCACGCTGAGGTACTCCGCACCAGCGAACAGGAAGAAAAGGATGCGGACCTGACCCTGACCGCAGCCGCCACCCCCATCAATCAGGCGGCGCTGGCCTGA
- a CDS encoding helix-turn-helix domain-containing protein, which translates to MTLSNTPSGHIPRTPSTARKLKQTYTLQELDTLPVLDVAEVAQLLRITPDTVRREIKAGSLQAENYGSGTRPVYRIPREALQRWRDSRTVTPDTQGRK; encoded by the coding sequence ATGACCTTGAGCAACACCCCCAGCGGGCACATCCCCCGCACCCCCAGCACTGCCCGGAAACTGAAACAGACCTACACCCTGCAAGAACTCGACACCCTGCCCGTGCTTGACGTGGCAGAGGTGGCCCAGCTTCTCAGGATTACCCCGGACACCGTGCGGCGCGAGATCAAGGCCGGAAGCCTGCAGGCAGAGAATTACGGCAGCGGCACCCGGCCCGTGTACCGCATCCCCCGCGAGGCCCTGCAGCGCTGGCGCGACTCGCGCACCGTGACCCCCGACACTCAGGGGCGCAAATGA
- a CDS encoding DUF3987 domain-containing protein, whose protein sequence is MTGAHVMAAPTAARVAQGEALARWAVLVPVPAGTKGPRAEGWDKDPAQWITTPEQARAYLTRHPGAGVGLLHSEAQTATLDIDHDGAVLALAAVGADLQALLNGNPYRVRGKKGEKPVYRVPDGLSLKRRALSWPDPSGKKGPGGRVRPVTIFELRGGPGCQDVMPPSIHPETGEPYAWVGPVPASLDDLPALPDVLLSLWERWAALEPVMRAACPWAPAQASEPAARDLARLGSAAGEHGGGVVDTFNASRSLAEVLGAAGYTGPQRGPWVYPGSSTGQAGVRLRPERTPRGAEVVMSWHAADPLGDGLPRDAFSVWGLLEHGVNLYAAPPEQVREVVKAAARHLGLPEPERGRAAGVRPGTPALDLPALDWGEVGPLPDLAAPVPCLPPELLPAPLARWIQAEARAAGLPLEMVAAPVIVGAGGLIGHRLTLRNARNAPAVPANLWGAICGPPSIKKSHALNLGAAALNRLQRFAFEALDAQRGELDAHREKVTAHRDALALRVKHAAQGKGGQNAPTMPTDEELSAAREAVQAAEVALIPARYVVNDSTVEKLGEIMAQNPDGVTLVKDELTGWLRTFDKAGREADRAAWLEFWNGTGSVTVDRMSRGTLYIPRACAGVIGTIQPGPLAVMLGELQGAGDGLLQRFQVFIWPDTFPPFNQAAQRETIPQAVRDEAAAVLDALPGLTLDVLGTEGAPLTYTPEAQAVYDAWEVQNAAQARDLNRGEAYRAHLGKQPRTFAQLAAVFHALGVAAAGGPQTHPHPAQVGEVAALQAQAWCEYLAAHIEKLWGEGRRRDVLDAREVLQLIERGRVLDGQKLGEVRRVLADSRAALTGERLRAALGVLQACGAVRVERGEPGPKGGRPLETLRIHPDALQALDVSGAGGEA, encoded by the coding sequence ATGACCGGCGCTCACGTCATGGCGGCCCCCACGGCGGCCCGCGTTGCCCAGGGTGAGGCGCTCGCCCGCTGGGCGGTGCTCGTGCCCGTTCCTGCAGGCACGAAAGGCCCCCGCGCGGAAGGCTGGGATAAGGACCCCGCCCAGTGGATTACTACCCCGGAACAGGCCCGCGCGTACCTCACGCGGCACCCTGGGGCGGGTGTCGGACTCCTGCACAGTGAGGCGCAGACGGCAACCCTCGACATTGACCATGACGGGGCCGTGCTCGCCCTCGCGGCGGTGGGCGCTGACCTGCAGGCGCTCCTGAACGGCAACCCGTACCGGGTGCGGGGTAAGAAAGGCGAGAAACCCGTGTACCGCGTGCCGGACGGCCTGAGCCTGAAACGGCGGGCGCTGAGCTGGCCTGACCCCAGCGGCAAGAAAGGCCCTGGGGGTCGGGTGCGGCCCGTGACCATCTTTGAACTGAGGGGCGGGCCGGGGTGTCAGGACGTGATGCCGCCCAGTATTCACCCAGAAACGGGCGAGCCTTACGCCTGGGTGGGCCCAGTGCCTGCGTCCCTCGATGACCTGCCCGCCCTACCGGACGTACTGCTGAGCCTCTGGGAACGCTGGGCGGCCCTTGAGCCCGTCATGCGCGCCGCCTGCCCCTGGGCCCCTGCCCAGGCCTCAGAACCGGCAGCGCGTGACCTCGCCCGCCTGGGTAGCGCGGCGGGCGAGCACGGCGGCGGGGTGGTAGACACGTTCAACGCCTCGCGCTCACTTGCCGAGGTTCTGGGCGCTGCAGGGTATACAGGCCCCCAGCGCGGCCCCTGGGTATACCCCGGCAGCTCGACGGGGCAAGCAGGCGTCAGGCTGCGCCCAGAACGCACCCCGCGCGGCGCTGAGGTGGTGATGAGCTGGCACGCGGCTGACCCGTTGGGGGACGGCCTGCCGCGTGACGCCTTTAGCGTGTGGGGGCTCTTAGAGCATGGCGTGAACCTGTACGCGGCCCCCCCTGAGCAGGTGCGCGAGGTGGTGAAGGCTGCCGCGCGGCACCTAGGCTTGCCGGAACCGGAACGGGGCCGCGCTGCCGGGGTCAGACCTGGCACCCCAGCCCTGGACCTGCCCGCGCTTGACTGGGGCGAGGTGGGGCCCCTGCCTGACCTCGCGGCCCCGGTGCCCTGCCTGCCCCCGGAACTGTTGCCCGCCCCGCTCGCCCGGTGGATACAGGCTGAAGCGCGGGCGGCAGGTCTGCCGCTCGAGATGGTGGCCGCCCCCGTCATCGTGGGGGCCGGTGGGCTCATCGGGCACCGGCTCACCCTCAGGAACGCCCGCAACGCCCCAGCGGTGCCCGCGAACCTCTGGGGGGCGATCTGTGGGCCGCCCAGCATCAAGAAAAGCCACGCCCTGAACCTGGGGGCGGCGGCCCTGAACCGTCTGCAGCGCTTCGCGTTTGAGGCGCTCGACGCCCAGCGGGGCGAACTGGACGCCCACCGCGAGAAAGTCACGGCCCACCGTGACGCCCTCGCCCTCAGGGTGAAACATGCCGCCCAGGGCAAAGGCGGGCAGAACGCCCCCACCATGCCCACGGATGAGGAACTCAGCGCGGCCCGTGAAGCGGTGCAGGCGGCAGAGGTGGCCCTCATTCCAGCGCGGTACGTGGTGAACGACTCGACGGTTGAAAAGCTGGGCGAGATCATGGCCCAGAACCCGGACGGGGTCACGCTGGTCAAGGATGAACTCACCGGCTGGCTCAGAACGTTTGACAAGGCGGGCCGCGAGGCTGACCGGGCCGCGTGGCTTGAGTTTTGGAACGGCACCGGGTCAGTGACGGTAGACCGCATGAGCCGGGGGACGCTGTACATCCCTAGGGCGTGCGCGGGCGTCATCGGCACCATTCAACCGGGCCCGCTCGCGGTCATGCTGGGCGAGCTGCAGGGCGCGGGGGACGGCTTGCTGCAGCGGTTTCAGGTGTTCATCTGGCCGGATACGTTTCCCCCGTTCAATCAGGCAGCCCAGCGGGAAACTATTCCTCAAGCGGTGCGGGATGAGGCGGCGGCGGTACTTGACGCTCTGCCGGGGCTCACCCTCGACGTGCTCGGCACTGAGGGCGCACCTCTGACTTACACCCCAGAGGCCCAGGCGGTGTACGACGCCTGGGAAGTGCAGAACGCGGCCCAGGCCCGCGACCTGAACCGGGGCGAGGCGTACCGTGCGCACCTGGGGAAACAGCCGCGCACGTTTGCCCAGCTCGCTGCGGTGTTTCATGCGCTGGGCGTGGCAGCGGCAGGCGGGCCCCAGACACACCCCCACCCGGCCCAGGTGGGTGAGGTGGCCGCGCTGCAGGCTCAGGCGTGGTGTGAGTACCTCGCGGCCCACATTGAAAAGCTCTGGGGTGAAGGGCGGCGGCGTGACGTGCTTGACGCCCGCGAGGTGCTGCAGCTCATCGAGCGGGGCCGGGTGCTCGACGGTCAAAAGCTGGGCGAGGTGCGGCGCGTGCTGGCCGACAGTCGCGCTGCCCTTACTGGTGAACGGCTGCGGGCCGCGCTGGGGGTGCTGCAGGCCTGCGGCGCGGTGCGTGTCGAGCGGGGCGAGCCGGGGCCCAAAGGTGGGCGGCCCCTGGAAACCCTGCGGATACACCCGGACGCGCTGCAGGCCCTCGACGTGAGCGGGGCGGGGGGTGAGGCGTGA
- a CDS encoding type II toxin-antitoxin system PemK/MazF family toxin, with amino-acid sequence MTGPDLDAWNAEKKRLSEREGLPLFRAGEVWWCSLGVGVGVEITGKGAQFRRPVIVLRKLGPAGCIVAPLTTRPREGDWFHPLNWGQGPRWVMLNQMRFVSATRLSNRMVTLSAAQVNAVRASLRAFWQF; translated from the coding sequence ATGACGGGCCCTGACCTCGACGCCTGGAACGCAGAAAAGAAACGGCTCAGTGAACGTGAGGGCCTGCCCCTATTCCGGGCCGGTGAAGTCTGGTGGTGCTCGCTGGGCGTGGGAGTGGGCGTCGAGATCACCGGCAAAGGCGCACAGTTCAGGCGGCCCGTCATCGTGCTCCGCAAGCTGGGCCCCGCCGGGTGCATCGTGGCACCCCTCACCACGCGGCCCCGTGAAGGGGACTGGTTTCACCCGCTCAACTGGGGACAGGGGCCGCGGTGGGTGATGCTGAATCAAATGCGTTTCGTGAGCGCTACGCGGCTCAGTAACCGCATGGTGACGCTGAGCGCGGCCCAGGTAAACGCGGTGCGGGCCTCCCTGCGGGCGTTCTGGCAATTCTGA